A window of the Lagopus muta isolate bLagMut1 chromosome 1, bLagMut1 primary, whole genome shotgun sequence genome harbors these coding sequences:
- the P2RY6 gene encoding P2Y purinoceptor 6, producing the protein MANFTAGRNSCTFHEEFKQVLLPLVYSVVFLLGLPLNAVVIGQIWLARKALTRTTIYMLNLATADLLYVCSLPLLIYNYTQKDYWPFGDFTCKFVRFQFYTNLHGSILFLTCISVQRYMGICHPLASWHKKKGKKLTWLVCAAVWFIVIAQCLPTFVFASTGTQRNRTVCYDLSPPDRSASYFPYGITLTITGFLLPFAAILACYCSMARILCQKDELIGLAVHKKKDKAVRMIIIVVIVFSISFFPFHLTKTIYLIVRSSPTLPCPTLQAFAIAYKCTRPFASMNSVLDPILFYFTQRKFRESTRYLLDKMSSKWRHDHCITYGS; encoded by the coding sequence ATGGCCAACTTCACAGCTGGGAGGAACTCGTGCACCTTCCACGAGGAATTCAAGCAGGTCCTGCTGCCCCTGGTCTACTCAGTGGTGTTCCTACTGGGGCTGCCACTCAACGCCGTTGTCATTGGGCAGATCTGGCTGGCCCGCAAGGCGTTGACCCGCACCACCATCTACATGCTGAACCTGGCCACAGCTGACCTGCTCTACGtctgctccctccctctcctcatCTACAACTACACCCAGAAGGATTACTGGCCCTTCGGGGACTTCACCTGCAAATTCGTCCGCTTCCAGTTCTACACCAACCTGCACGGCAGCATCCTCTTCCTCACCTGCATCAGCGTCCAGCGCTACATGGGGATCTGCCACCCCTTGGCCTCGTGGcacaaaaagaagggaaagaagctgACGTGGCTGGTGTGTGCTGCGGTGTGGTTCATCGTCATCGCCCAGTGCCTGCCCACCTTCGTCTTCGCCTCCACCGGCACGCAGAGGAATCGCACTGTCTGCTATGACCTGAGCCCTCCGGACCGCTCCGCATCCTACTTCCCCTACGGCATCACGTTGACCATCACCGGCTTCCTGCTGCCCTTTGCAGCCATCCTGGCCTGCTACTGCAGCATGGCCCGCATCCTGTGCCAGAAAGATGAGCTGATCGGCTTGGCGGTGCACAAGAAGAAGGACAAGGCCGTGCGCATGATCATCATCGTCGTCATCGTCTTCTCCATCAGCTTCTTCCCCTTCCACCTCACCAAGACCATCTACCTGATCGTCCGCTCCTCACCCACCTTGCCCTGCCCGACCCTGCAGGCTTTTGCCATTGCCTACAAGTGCACGCGGCCCTTTGCCAGCATGAACAGCGTCCTCGACCCCATCCTCTTCTACTTCACCCAACGCAAGTTTCGTGAGAGCACCCGCTATCTCCTGGACAAGATGAGCTCCAAGTGGCGGCACGACCACTGCATCACCTACGGCTCCTAG